In Solanum pennellii chromosome 7, SPENNV200, the following are encoded in one genomic region:
- the LOC107025797 gene encoding uncharacterized protein LOC107025797 — MITRGTTKREDKNHLAKKSVQTIPTAFVAKRTRNKDKTIFNEALEESNKKGKLRNVFKPTESDIVSIEVSDGENMEAKKEVEEKYLVGRVKKRASLAEEFDKMERPSNGQKVAGPVAERPSFKRVKRRAIKVQKVKKILKGKVIDPTVAEEPGLKELKKKVDRQGWSHLLLDPHPVVHEDEVCQFYKRFKLVKGDTVETTVKGVKISFTDKDLGEILRVPTIGCGEYVKRGWIEYGPEKSRVYLTTKFSQGRDVDEPRKVFKGEMTPSHKLLFELVNKCLLPRCKRMNEANCLDMLVMDVIDQGMLVNLPSLMVKHMTRAAEGSHALPYGFWLTRVFTHFKVPLNIGKRGGKKDMINRSTLAECDLLPRALGFKSNSLITQLINELEEAKAEKAKAEAENIVLKSEIQKVRFWLITKGCSCNI; from the coding sequence ATGATCACAAGGGGAACAACCAAAAGGGAAGATAAAAACCATTTAGCCAAGAAAAGTGTTCAAACAATACCTACTGCATTTGTGGCTAAGAGAACTAGAAACAAAGATAAGACTATATTTAATGAAGCTCTTGAGGAGAGCAATAAAAAAGGAAAGTTAAGGAATGTGTTCAAACCTACTGAATCAGATATTGTGTCAATAGAAGTAAGTGATGGTGAAAATATGGAAGCAAAGAAGGAGGTGGAAGAAAAATATCTTGTGGGAAGGGTGAAAAAGAGGGCTTCCCTAGCTGAGGAATTTGACAAAATGGAAAGACCCTCAAATGGGCAGAAAGTAGCAGGTCCTGTTGCTGAGAGACCTAGTTTTAAGAGAGTTAAGAGAAGAGCTATCAAGGTACAAAAGGTGAAGAAAATACTGAAAGGAAAGGTGATTGACCCTACAGTAGCAGAGGAGCCAGGGCTAAAAGAGCTCAAGAAAAAAGTGGACCGTCAAGGCTGGTCCCATTTGCTCCTTGATCCTCACCCAGTGGTTCATGAGGATGAAGTTTGTCAATTCTACAAAAGGTTTAAATTGGTTAAGGGAGACACAGTTGAGACCACAGTAAAGGGGGTAAAAATCTCATTTACTGATAAGGACTTGGGAGAAATATTGAGAGTACCAACTATTGGGTGCGGTGAATATGTGAAGAGGGGATGGATTGAATATGGACCTGAGAAAAGCAGGGTGTACCTAACTACCAAGTTTAGCCAAGGAAGAGATGTTGATGAACCCAGGAAAGTGTTCAAAGGAGAAATGACTCCTTCTCATAAGCTCTTGTTTGAGCTGGTAAACAAGTGCCTCTTGCCTAGATGTaaaagaatgaatgaagcaaattGCTTGGACATGTTAGTCATGGATGTCATAGATCAAGGAATGCTGGTGAATCTGCCTTCTCTAATGGTGAAACATATGACAAGGGCAGCAGAAGGATCACATGCTTTGCCCTATGGGTTCTGGCTAACCAGGGTTTTCACCCACTTTAAAGTCCCCCTGAATATAGGGAAAAGGGGAGGAAAGAAGGACATGATCAACAGGTCTACACTTGCAGAGTGTGACCTCCTTCCCAGAGCACTTGGTTTTAAGAGTAATAGCTTGATCACACAGTTGATCAATGAACTTGAAGAGGCAAAGGCTGAAAAGGCAAAGGCAGAGGCTGAAAATATAGTGTTGAAATCAGAGATTCAAAAGGTGAGATTTTGGCTCATCACAAAAGGCTGCAGCTGTAACATCTAA
- the LOC107024447 gene encoding probable inactive purple acid phosphatase 28, translated as MSVIASPFELSMESVTLWIHSLLFFIFIIATLYVVDTLIISNRLTTDYQNIQLKKQPHLPLRFRSDGTFKILQVADMHYGNGIVTRCRDVLESEFNYCSDLNTTHFLRKMIHIEKPDLIVFTGDNIFGSSATDAAESLFEVFAPAIESGIPWAAVLGNHDQESTMTREELMSFISLMDYSVSQTFPMDPMKQQPMTNIDGFGNYNLEVRGAPGSYLSNSSVLNLYFLDSGDRAIVDGVRTYNWIRESQLSWLRGLSKRFQGQWKLTDQSVEIPPLNPALAFFHIPIPEIRQGPIKDIVGTYREYVACSLVNSGVLKTFISMRDVKAFFIGHDHNNDYCGNLEGMWFCYGGGFGYHGYGVAGWPRRARVIQAELGKGKEVWMGMEKIRTWKRLDDGVLTKFDEQVLWDIHSSR; from the exons ATGTCTGTTATTGCTTCTCCATTtgaactaagtatggaatcagTAACACTATGGATCCACTCTTTGTTGTTCTTCATCTTTATTATTGCTACTTTGTATGTTGTAGACACACTTATTATCTCAAATAGACTAACTACTGATTACCAAAATATCCAGCTGAAGAAGCAGCCCCATCTGCCTCTGCGTTTCCGATCAGATGGAACCTTCAAAATCCTCCAG GTTGCGGATATGCACTATGGGAATGGGATAGTGACTCGGTGTAGAGATGTGTTGGAGAGTGAGTTCAATTACTGTTCTGACCTCAACACGACTCATTTCTTGAGGAAGATGATTCACATTGAAAAACCAGACTTGATTGTATTTACTG GAGATAACATATTTGGATCAAGTGCTACTGATGCTGCAGAATCTCTGTTTGAAGTTTTTGCTCCTGCTATAGAATCCGGAATTCCATGGGCAGCAGTTTTGGGGAACCATGATCAAGAATCTACTATGACTCGTGAAGAACTTATGTCTTTCATCTCCCTGATGGATTATTCCGTTTCACAAACATTTCCAATGGATCCAATGAAACAGCAACCAATGACAAATATTGATGGATTTGGCAACTACAATCTTGAAGTGCGGGGTGCACCTGGCTCATACTTAAGTAACAGCAGCGTTCTTAACCTATATTTTCTAGATAGTGGAGATAGAGCTATTGTTGACGGTGTCCGGACTTATAACTGGATCAGAGAATCTCAACTAAGTTGGCTTCGTGgtctttctaaaagatttcag GGACAATGGAAACTTACTGATCAATCAGTGGAGATTCCTCCGCTGAATCCTGCACTAGCATTTTTCCACATCCCAATTCCAGAAATCCGTCAAGGTCCTATTAAAGATATTGTTGGCACGTACCGGGAATATGTGGCATGTTCATTAGTGAACTCTGGAGTCTTGAAGACCTTTATCTCTATGAGGGATGTTAAGGCTTTTTTTATAGGTCATGATCATAATAATGATTATTGTGGGAATCTAGAAGGTATGTGGTTTTGCTATGGCGGAGGCTTTGGATATCATGGTTATGGTGTAGCTGGTTGGCCTAGAAGAGCAAGGGTAATACAGGCAGAACTTGGGAAGGGAAAGGAAGTCTGGATGGGTATGGAGAAGATCAGGACGTGGAAACGACTCGATGATGGTGTACTGACCAAGTTTGATGAGCAAGTCTTGTGGGACATTCATTCATCAAGATGA